The sequence TTATGTCTTCTTTACCTTTCACAGGTGGATTGGTCGGATTTGCAAGCTACGAGGCCGGGCTTATGTGCGAGGGGCTTGTATCACGTCACAAAACAGATGCACCACTTTTTTTGCTTTTGGCCTGTACTGACCTTTTTATATTTGATCGTTTAGAGCAACGCTTATGGTGGGCCAGTGCAGAAGGTAATGCTCCCCCGCCCTGCCCTGCGCCTTTTGCCAGTGACTCTCAAAACAAGCTTACACTCCCTTCAGCCCTGAATTTTATTCCAGATGACAAAGCCTCATCATGGAAAAATAAGGTAGAAAAAATACGGGCTTATATTGAAGCTGGTGATATTTTTCAGGCCAATCTCACAATGAGATGGAAGGCCGAACGGCCTGCCAATATGCCTCTTCTCCCTCTTTATACTGCGTTACGACAAGCCTGCCCTGCCCCTTTTGGTGCGTTTTTAAACACACCAGATTTTGGCCTCTTAAGTGCCTCTATTGAGCGCTTTTTATCACTGTCTGCTGAGGGGCTCATTGAAACCCGCCCCATTAAGGGGACAGCTCCTATTCACGCTGACCCTCTTCTTAATAACAAAATTCAAGAGGCCCTTTCCAAAGACGAAAAAGAATTAGCTGAAAATCTGATGATCACTGATCTTATGCGTAATGACCTGGGGCGTGTGAGTAAAATAGCCACTGTCACCGTGCCGCAACTCTGTGTCGTTGAGCGCTTTCGTCATGTGCATCACCTTGTTTCAAGCGTGCAGGGTCGGCTTCAAGATCATTATGATGTTTTTGACCTTTTACAGGCAACATTACCTCCTGGCTCAGTCACAGGTGCCCCAAAACACCAGGCCTTAAAAATTATTGATGAGTTAGAAAGTTCGTCACGTGGGGTTTATTGTGGCACATTACTTCGCATCGGGTGGGATGGTGCTTTAGATAGCTCTGTCATCATACGCAGTATCAGTGCAACATCTGACCAATTTCGCCTGGGCGCTGGTGGAGGCATAACCTGGCCCTCTGACCCTGGGTGCGAATATGACGAAATGTTGCTTAAGGCAGCCCCTCTCCTAAAAGCTCTGGGTTCATTATGACGTCTTTTTTCTGGCTGAATGGCACCATCCACCCTACCAATGAAGCCGGCATTAGCCCCGCTGATCGTGGGTTTTTACTGGGAGATGGGCTTTATGAGACATTCCGTTTTTATAACGGTAAAGCCCCCATCTTGGACGCCATTTTCAGCGCCTGGCGCAGGGCTGCCAGATTTTGCGTCTCCCCCTACCTGATAAAACACTTATTGAGCAGGCTCTTTTACAGCTTTGTGAAATGCATCAGCTTTTTAATGGTTCGGCACGTTTAACAGTAACCAGGGGAATAGGCCCTCGCGGGCTTATGCCACCGCAACCTGCTCAACCAACAATTTTACTTGTAATCAACCCACTTCCTGCCCACGAGCCAGCACCTGTAAAACTCATTTTATCGTCGCATAAACGGCAAAGAAACTCTGTATTATCTCATATAAAATCGACCAATACACTACTTTCAATCATTGCCCGTTTAGAGGCACAGGATCATCAGGCTGATGATGCCTTACTTCTTAATGAGCAAGATTTTATTGCCGAAGCAACAGCCTCAAATTTTTTGGCCCTCAGAGATGGGCAACTTATTACCCCTCCTATAGAGGATGGCGCTTTGCCGGGCATATCGCGTACACGTCTTATTGAAGAGGGCTTATGTACGGAGTCATCACTCACATCAAAAGAGCTCTATAAACTAGAGGGGGCCTGGCTGGTTACCGCCTTGAGTTTAACAAATATAAGCTCAATCAATACGCATAAACTTCCACTCCCAGAGGAACTCACACAAAGCTTACGCCGCTTTCTCTATTGACACTCTCTTCAGAGAAACCACATTTCCTTCATGACTTTTAAAACAGATTTACCCCGCCCCCCTGTTGCACCACGCAATAATATCACCATTGAACAACTAGGCCGTGTCAGGACAGACCCTTATGCCTGGATGAAAGATGATAACTGGCAGACTGTATTACGTGATCCATCTATTTTGCGTGAAGATATTCGCAAACATTTAGAAGCTGAAAATGCGTACACAAAAACTGTTTTAAAAGACACTGAAGATCTACAGGCAACACTTTTTTCAGAAATGGTTGGCCGCTTATCTCCGGTAGAAGAATCTGTGCCTGTACCTCATGGCCCCTGGCTTTATGGTATTCGTTATCAGGAAGGTGCCCAGCATCCTCTGCACATTCGCCGCCCCCGTACGGGTGGCGAGGAAGAGATTTTACTCGATGCTGATAGCCTCTCTAAAAAACATGCTTATTATAGTTTAGCTGGTGCGGCCCATACAGAAAATCACCGT comes from Aristophania vespae and encodes:
- a CDS encoding anthranilate synthase component I family protein, with amino-acid sequence MALSLSSTLTELPWQAIEAYLPLLEGEEALLLDSGGDPAQTRQRFSFLCPKPKAVLKLTSEEIRDFRPYLRSFWQKYRPANPFMSSLPFTGGLVGFASYEAGLMCEGLVSRHKTDAPLFLLLACTDLFIFDRLEQRLWWASAEGNAPPPCPAPFASDSQNKLTLPSALNFIPDDKASSWKNKVEKIRAYIEAGDIFQANLTMRWKAERPANMPLLPLYTALRQACPAPFGAFLNTPDFGLLSASIERFLSLSAEGLIETRPIKGTAPIHADPLLNNKIQEALSKDEKELAENLMITDLMRNDLGRVSKIATVTVPQLCVVERFRHVHHLVSSVQGRLQDHYDVFDLLQATLPPGSVTGAPKHQALKIIDELESSSRGVYCGTLLRIGWDGALDSSVIIRSISATSDQFRLGAGGGITWPSDPGCEYDEMLLKAAPLLKALGSL